A window of Candidatus Binataceae bacterium genomic DNA:
CCTATGCCGACCTGTTAGTGGTACGCCATCCTTGTGACGGCGCGGCGCGAGTGGCGGCCGAATATGCCCGCTGCCCGCTCATCAACGCGGGCGACGGGAGCCGCGAGCATCCCACCCAGACCCTGTGCGATTTGTACGTTTTGCGCAAAAAAAAGGGGAATTTGCGTGGCTTGACGGTGGCGATCTGCGGCGATCTGAAGTTCGGCCGCACGGTCCATTCGCTCATCTACGCGCTGGCCCGCTTCGGCGCCAACGTACTGGCGGTGCCCAATCGCGGGATGGAAGTGCCTGAGCAGGTTTTGGCGCGACTGGCGACCGAGCGCAACTATAGCTTTTCCACCGTCACCATGAACGAACTCAAGAGCGTCGCCGGCGGTTTGGACGCGCTTTACCTGACTCCCAGCGCGCCCCATCAGATGGCGCTGTTCACAGGCGAGGTGCCGCTGGCGGTACACGCCGGCGCTCCACAGCCGGCTGCTCTGGACGCCTTCTATATGACCCGCTCCCAGCGCGAGCGCCATCCCGAAAGCCTGGACGAAGCCGGCCATTCGGTGCGCTTGGATGCCCGCGCACTGCGCACAGTTCGCACCCAGCAGGCGGTGGTGATGCATCCGCTGCCGCGCACCGACGAGCTGGCCTACGAACTGGACAGCGATCCACGCGCCATTTATTTTGAACAGGCCGCGGCGGGGGTCCCGGTCCGCATGGCGTTGATTGCTTGGATCCTGGAGAGTGCCGGCCACCGCCCGGCACGTGCTCCCAGTCCCTCGGACCTGCGGCTGGCGTCCGAGAGCGCGCCGACATGTGCCAATCCCAAGTGTATCTCGCGGCAGGAGTCGCGCTACCTGCGCGCGCGCTTCAATTTGGTTCTCGACGGCAGCGGTCGCGCTTTGAGGTTGCGCTGCGAATTCTGTGAGCGCGAGTTGTCCCTGGAATATGTGGGGCATGCCACCACTCGCCGCTATTATCGCTACGATGCCGGCTTGCTCGGCTACGTCCGCCAATGGCTTGCTGAACGTTCGCTGGTAGTCTTCGACAGCGTCAAGCAGGCTGAGGAGCAGGGCTACGAGCCCTATCGGCGCGGGCCGCAGCGCGAGGTGATGAACGCCGCCGAGATCGGCCGCGCGATCGAAGCCATGGCGGCGCAACTGGTGCGGGACTTGCCCGACCTGGCACTGGTCACGCTGGTGGGCGTGGTAAGCCACGGTGCGCTGATCGCACTGCGCCTGCGCAAGCTTATCGAAACGCAGACGGGAGTTGGTCCGCCCTGCCTTGCGCTCGACGTTTACCGCGGAGAGGACGCGCTAATCGACCTCGGCGCTCAGAGTGGCGCGGTTGAGGGTCGCATCATCGTTCTGGTCGACGACGTCATTAACAGCGGCTGGACGGTGCAGCGGGCGATGGAGCGGCTGTGGAAGCAGGGCCGGCCGGCGGCGATGAAGTTGGCAGTCTTAATCGATCGCGGCCATCGCGAGCTGCCCATCCGTCCCAACTACGTCGGTCGCAACCTGCCCACCGCACGCAACGAACGAGTCTCGGTGCGACTGAGCGAGGTGCCAGGCGAAAGCAAGTCGCCCGACCGCGCCATGATCTATTCGATGCTCGAGGCGCTGCCCCAGGAGTCGGCGTGAGCAATCTTCTACTCAGCGGCGGGATCGTTCTCGATCCCGCCTCCAAGCTTCAAGCGCCACGCGAAGTGCTTATCGTGGGCGGCACCGTCGAGGCGATTGCGCCTGCCGGCAGTTTCGAATTACCGCCCCAGCTTGAGGTCATTCGGACCGACGGCTGTTGGATCGTACCAGGACTCATCGACGTACATGTCCATCTCCGCGATCCCGGTTTTCCTCTTAAGGAGACGATTGCAAGCGGGCTGCGGGCGGCAGCGGCCGGTGGTTTTACCGGGGTGGCTGCGATGGCCAACACGGAGCCGGTCAACGACACGCCGGCGATCACCCGTTACATGC
This region includes:
- a CDS encoding phosphoribosyltransferase family protein — encoded protein: MARLPKYDVVSIDDLSLAEIERIFALADEFSADLEAGTRLHRADGLIMATLFYEPSTRTRLSFESAMYRLGGEVISSPDMDASSAAKGESLADTARVVSAYADLLVVRHPCDGAARVAAEYARCPLINAGDGSREHPTQTLCDLYVLRKKKGNLRGLTVAICGDLKFGRTVHSLIYALARFGANVLAVPNRGMEVPEQVLARLATERNYSFSTVTMNELKSVAGGLDALYLTPSAPHQMALFTGEVPLAVHAGAPQPAALDAFYMTRSQRERHPESLDEAGHSVRLDARALRTVRTQQAVVMHPLPRTDELAYELDSDPRAIYFEQAAAGVPVRMALIAWILESAGHRPARAPSPSDLRLASESAPTCANPKCISRQESRYLRARFNLVLDGSGRALRLRCEFCERELSLEYVGHATTRRYYRYDAGLLGYVRQWLAERSLVVFDSVKQAEEQGYEPYRRGPQREVMNAAEIGRAIEAMAAQLVRDLPDLALVTLVGVVSHGALIALRLRKLIETQTGVGPPCLALDVYRGEDALIDLGAQSGAVEGRIIVLVDDVINSGWTVQRAMERLWKQGRPAAMKLAVLIDRGHRELPIRPNYVGRNLPTARNERVSVRLSEVPGESKSPDRAMIYSMLEALPQESA